In Desulfitobacterium chlororespirans DSM 11544, one DNA window encodes the following:
- a CDS encoding transposase: MELVNLLMQDCQSTGDIQSKLKRLFAGTIEQMLEAEMQDHLGYEKNSIEGNNSGNSRNGYNRKTIISDYGESEIAVPRDRNGEFEPKILEKRQ, translated from the coding sequence ATGGAACTGGTCAACTTACTGATGCAAGACTGCCAAAGCACAGGGGATATTCAGTCGAAACTGAAAAGACTGTTTGCCGGAACCATTGAGCAGATGCTGGAAGCAGAGATGCAAGACCATCTGGGGTATGAAAAAAACAGCATTGAAGGAAACAACTCCGGTAACAGCCGAAATGGCTATAATCGCAAGACCATCATCAGCGATTACGGCGAAAGTGAAATTGCCGTCCCTCGCGACCGAAACGGCGAATTTGAACCCAAAATCCTTGAAAAACGGCAAA
- a CDS encoding CarD family transcriptional regulator, whose protein sequence is MFQVGDKVLYPLYGAGIIEAIKEKEVLGKKQLYYFLNIPHIRLKIMIPIEKTNDVGIREVVKPDVLQHVLNDLYNGTTDPLSDDNQRYRRDMNKSKIKTGDIYKGTEIIRDLMRKSKVKKLGAEDKAMLENALQILTSEFIQVRGVCKEQAVHLLNEAINV, encoded by the coding sequence TTGTTTCAAGTTGGCGATAAGGTTCTTTATCCTTTGTATGGAGCAGGCATAATAGAGGCCATCAAAGAGAAGGAAGTCTTAGGAAAAAAACAGCTTTACTATTTCCTGAATATCCCTCACATTAGACTGAAGATAATGATTCCCATTGAAAAAACCAATGATGTAGGAATACGAGAAGTCGTAAAGCCTGATGTCTTACAACATGTACTCAACGACCTATATAATGGAACGACCGATCCCTTAAGTGATGATAACCAGAGATATCGCCGGGATATGAATAAATCCAAGATAAAAACAGGGGATATTTACAAAGGCACCGAAATAATCCGTGATTTGATGCGGAAAAGCAAAGTTAAGAAGTTAGGCGCGGAAGATAAAGCAATGTTGGAGAATGCTCTCCAAATTCTGACCAGTGAATTCATCCAAGTCAGAGGTGTTTGCAAAGAGCAAGCTGTTCATTTACTCAATGAAGCAATCAATGTATAA
- a CDS encoding PadR family transcriptional regulator, whose protein sequence is MSPVECMVLGLLYQGCKYGHEIDKVVTERHMRIWSKLTRASMYQALTRIEEKGWAKTTVEKDGNFPERKMYMLTDAGEEALKAMLYEGLASSEYIEFKISIYISFIYVLPPQEAIEQLTKRLKARIELMNTLPSLTDEDDKRIGKKANHRLIKGYYQLEIEWLKSLLVELKDNLQEGDHHED, encoded by the coding sequence GTCGCCGGTTGAATGTATGGTGCTTGGGTTGTTGTATCAAGGGTGCAAATATGGCCACGAAATAGACAAGGTGGTTACGGAACGCCACATGCGTATCTGGTCGAAGTTGACCCGCGCTTCAATGTATCAAGCGTTAACCCGAATCGAAGAAAAGGGTTGGGCGAAAACTACTGTCGAAAAAGATGGCAACTTCCCGGAGAGAAAAATGTATATGCTCACTGATGCCGGGGAAGAAGCGTTGAAAGCAATGCTTTATGAGGGATTAGCATCAAGTGAGTACATTGAGTTTAAGATAAGCATTTATATCAGCTTTATTTATGTTTTGCCACCCCAGGAAGCGATTGAACAATTAACAAAAAGGTTAAAAGCAAGGATAGAATTGATGAACACTCTTCCCTCGCTTACCGACGAGGATGACAAAAGAATAGGGAAAAAAGCCAACCATAGACTGATCAAAGGGTATTATCAATTAGAAATTGAATGGTTGAAATCTTTGCTTGTCGAATTAAAGGATAATTTACAAGAGGGCGATCACCATGAAGATTAA